The DNA sequence GGACACTTACGAAGGTGCCCGTCTTGAACGGTCGCGTCTCTCGCTAAGCGTTGCGGCCTTTGGACTCACCAATGCGCCAGTTGAAACTCGCCGTTACTACGCCGAAAGTCACTCCGTGATTGGTTATGGCCAGGTGATCATCCCATTAGAGGATCAGAGCCCTTCGCCGCCCATTGATGTACTACTCGTGCAAATAGACCGTTCGTCCATTGACAGTTTCTTTGTGGCAGGGATGGTCGCACCACCTGAGCTAACAGCACCTTTTGGGGTAAGCCAGGGAATGATGGCCACCGATCAGGTATTTGTCTTTTTAACGCCCGGCCTGGAAGCACCCGTAGTGCGGATGAATGTTACTGCTGGTACGGTCGATGATTTTATTTACCGGCCCCGGGCGGCTAATTTGATTTCCAGTACCCGCGAATTGAGCACCGCTCACTTGCGTATCTCCCCTAATCCAGTACCTCGTGGTGGCACCTTGAGGGTCCAACTGGATCAGGAATTTACGGCTGGCTCCATGCGATTGCTGAATCAGCAGGGGCAAATGATCAGCGTTCCTGCGGTAAATAACCAAGGAAAAGAATGCACGGTAGAGATTCCTGCGCAGCTTCCAGCAGGAATTTATTATCTACAAGCTATCGATGCTAACGGCCGACTGATTCCGGCCCAACGGATTGTCGTGCAGTAAAATTGACGTAACTATTTAGTAAACAGGCAGGCTACCATCGGGGGAATGGATAGCTTGCCTGTTCTTTTTTACCCTTCACCAATGGCGGACAAGGTTTTGTTCACTTTTTTCTTGCAAGTCCGCTACCTTGAATCTCCTGTCCGACTGGCCGGCGAGG is a window from the Lewinella sp. LCG006 genome containing:
- a CDS encoding T9SS type A sorting domain-containing protein; translation: MGSVIFVPSITLFFLVVLWTTAGAQIILTAENSTPPAGYTDSVYFGLTGGLTAPTGGAAQVWDYSNVALDFPRVVEITDERDSPIFTEAYSGTPGVLRFVGFDADAVFYDAADEDGFYAIGRLIAETSFPLTTITGNPDDTFKYLADTSVYEGRVNELTFPMTYQDTYEGARLERSRLSLSVAAFGLTNAPVETRRYYAESHSVIGYGQVIIPLEDQSPSPPIDVLLVQIDRSSIDSFFVAGMVAPPELTAPFGVSQGMMATDQVFVFLTPGLEAPVVRMNVTAGTVDDFIYRPRAANLISSTRELSTAHLRISPNPVPRGGTLRVQLDQEFTAGSMRLLNQQGQMISVPAVNNQGKECTVEIPAQLPAGIYYLQAIDANGRLIPAQRIVVQ